A window of Tautonia plasticadhaerens contains these coding sequences:
- a CDS encoding Nramp family divalent metal transporter gives MSSTTTAEPAEDPRIGMLDQIQEPPSTLSRAFRQVGPGLILAAAIVGTGELIATTHAGAKAGFVLLWLVIVSCFIKVFVQVELGRYAVSTGRTTFSGFRSLPGPGPVLVWWCAGMLMVTQLQIGAMIAGIGQAAHMVLPGASETLGPALGLGDRPELLWGVLVTALTAAMLWTGSYRLVERTMTAFVAVFTLMTVLCVALLPKEVAINWDEIASGLTFRLPRDREVIMAALAMFGITGVGATELLSYPYWCMEKGYARSVGARDGSAPWAARARGWLRVMQLDAWVSMVIYMVATVAFFLLGAAVLHDQTEAVGLPDRVDEMINTLVRMYEPALGPTAARWFLVCGAIAVLYSTLFAATAGTGRLLADFLRVCGYYPSDSEVYRRRWVRFFCVALPILGLLLYISLGNPVTMVTIGGLMQAVTLPLIAAAAVFLRYKRTDQRLTGGMLWDLLLWLSMLGLVFAGGYLAADRLGII, from the coding sequence ATGAGCAGCACCACGACGGCCGAGCCGGCCGAGGACCCCCGCATCGGCATGCTCGACCAGATCCAGGAGCCGCCGTCGACGCTGTCGAGGGCCTTCCGGCAGGTCGGTCCGGGGCTGATCCTGGCGGCGGCGATCGTCGGCACGGGGGAGCTGATCGCCACGACCCACGCCGGGGCGAAGGCAGGGTTCGTGCTGCTCTGGCTGGTGATCGTGAGCTGCTTCATCAAGGTGTTCGTCCAGGTGGAGCTGGGACGTTACGCCGTCTCGACCGGCCGGACCACGTTCTCGGGCTTCCGGTCGCTCCCCGGGCCCGGCCCGGTGCTGGTCTGGTGGTGCGCCGGGATGCTGATGGTGACCCAGCTGCAGATCGGGGCGATGATCGCCGGGATCGGCCAGGCGGCGCACATGGTCCTGCCGGGGGCCTCGGAGACGCTCGGGCCGGCGCTCGGCCTGGGGGACCGGCCCGAACTGCTCTGGGGGGTGCTGGTCACGGCGCTGACGGCGGCGATGCTCTGGACCGGCAGCTACCGGCTGGTCGAGCGGACGATGACGGCGTTCGTGGCCGTCTTCACGCTGATGACGGTGCTCTGCGTCGCGTTGCTGCCGAAGGAGGTGGCGATCAACTGGGACGAGATCGCCTCGGGCCTCACCTTCCGACTGCCCCGGGACCGGGAGGTGATCATGGCCGCCCTGGCGATGTTCGGCATCACCGGGGTGGGGGCGACGGAGCTGCTGAGCTACCCCTACTGGTGCATGGAGAAGGGGTATGCCCGGTCCGTCGGGGCGAGGGACGGCTCGGCCCCCTGGGCCGCTCGGGCGAGGGGGTGGCTCCGGGTGATGCAGCTGGACGCCTGGGTGAGCATGGTCATCTACATGGTCGCCACCGTCGCCTTCTTCCTGCTCGGGGCGGCCGTCCTGCACGACCAGACCGAGGCCGTCGGCCTGCCCGACCGGGTGGACGAGATGATCAACACCCTGGTCCGGATGTACGAGCCGGCCCTGGGGCCGACGGCCGCCCGGTGGTTCCTCGTCTGCGGCGCGATCGCCGTGCTCTACTCCACCCTCTTCGCCGCCACGGCCGGCACGGGAAGGCTACTGGCCGACTTCCTCCGGGTCTGCGGCTACTACCCGAGCGACTCCGAGGTCTACCGCAGGCGCTGGGTCCGCTTCTTCTGCGTGGCCCTGCCGATCCTGGGGCTGTTGCTCTACATCAGCCTGGGGAACCCGGTGACGATGGTCACGATCGGCGGCCTGATGCAGGCGGTGACGCTCCCGCTGATCGCGGCGGCGGCGGTCTTCCTCAGGTACAAGCGGACCGACCAGAGGCTGACCGGCGGGATGCTCTGGGACCTCCTGCTCTGGCTCTCGATGCTCGGCCTGGTCTTCGCGGGTGGGTACCTGGCGGCCGACCGGCTCGGGATCATCTGA